A single Halarcobacter anaerophilus DNA region contains:
- the queC gene encoding 7-cyano-7-deazaguanine synthase QueC codes for MSKKAVCILSGGMDSTLAAYIAKDEGYDIIAVHFNYGQRTQNKELESFRNICKDLEIEQKYEIDIPFFTQIGASALTDKSIDVPTQGVKPGVPITYVPFRNGIFLSIATAIAEKEEAQALFIGVVEEDSSGYPDCTDSFIKKMTSAINEGTKESTKLEIKTPLVKLMKSDIVKKALELNVPLEHTWSCYKEEEEACGVCDSCRLRLNGFKEANAVDPIPYKAN; via the coding sequence ATGAGTAAAAAAGCTGTATGTATATTAAGTGGAGGAATGGACTCCACATTAGCCGCATATATAGCAAAAGATGAAGGATATGATATTATTGCTGTTCATTTTAATTATGGACAAAGAACACAAAATAAAGAACTTGAATCTTTTAGAAATATATGCAAAGATTTAGAAATAGAACAAAAATATGAAATAGATATTCCGTTTTTCACACAAATCGGAGCAAGTGCTTTAACCGATAAATCTATAGATGTTCCAACACAAGGTGTAAAACCCGGAGTTCCTATTACCTATGTTCCTTTTAGAAACGGGATTTTTCTCTCTATAGCAACTGCAATAGCGGAAAAAGAGGAAGCTCAGGCTCTTTTTATAGGTGTAGTAGAAGAGGATAGTTCGGGATATCCCGATTGTACAGACTCTTTTATAAAAAAGATGACAAGTGCAATTAACGAAGGAACAAAAGAGTCTACAAAACTTGAGATTAAAACACCCCTTGTAAAATTAATGAAAAGTGATATTGTAAAAAAAGCTTTAGAATTGAATGTTCCTTTGGAACACACTTGGTCTTGTTATAAAGAAGAAGAGGAAGCTTGCGGAGTTTGTGATTCTTGTAGATTAAGACTAAACGGCTTTAAAGAAGCCAACGCAGTTGACCCAATACCTTATAAGGCAAATTAG
- a CDS encoding molybdopterin molybdotransferase MoeA: MAIDVKEALKIISDLELKTKFEILPIEDSINRICAQNIKATSSLPKFNNSAMDGYAILHEDCGEKLEVKDTIFAGDNNNLLLENKTCVKIMTGAKVPDNCTAIVPKENCEIISQKQIIVPKDIKLNQHIRFIGEDIKKEEILLKEKEEINFSKITLLASQGISHIKVYKKPKIVVFASGEELKLHYEKAEDYQIYNSNTPTFISRCKELGCEVDFIGQAHDSIESIKELIQNSLDADMIITSGGVSVGDADFTKAAFNELESKNIFEGIKIKPGKPTVLGKIKDTYILNLPGNPLAGALIFELFGKLIVQKLLGCNKIHHNFIISKMAEELRNKKGRITIIPGFFDGESFNAEQKRSPGMVSTLSRCNSMIVLNEDVSLLKKGALVKVLPINWKFFGKDDKDFLTNE; encoded by the coding sequence ATGGCTATAGATGTAAAAGAAGCACTAAAAATAATCTCCGATTTAGAGCTTAAAACAAAATTTGAAATTCTTCCTATTGAAGACTCCATAAACAGAATTTGCGCACAAAATATAAAAGCAACAAGCAGTCTGCCTAAATTTAACAATTCAGCAATGGACGGATACGCAATATTACATGAAGACTGCGGAGAAAAACTTGAAGTAAAAGATACAATATTTGCAGGAGACAATAATAACCTTTTACTAGAAAACAAGACCTGTGTAAAGATTATGACAGGTGCAAAAGTTCCCGATAATTGTACTGCAATCGTTCCAAAAGAGAATTGTGAAATTATATCCCAAAAGCAGATTATCGTACCCAAAGATATAAAATTAAATCAACACATCCGATTTATAGGTGAAGATATAAAAAAAGAAGAGATTTTATTAAAAGAGAAAGAAGAGATAAATTTTTCAAAAATTACTCTTTTGGCAAGCCAGGGAATTTCCCATATAAAAGTTTATAAAAAACCGAAAATCGTAGTGTTTGCAAGCGGTGAAGAGTTAAAACTTCATTATGAAAAAGCAGAAGATTATCAAATCTATAACTCAAATACGCCGACTTTTATAAGCAGATGCAAAGAGTTAGGTTGTGAAGTCGATTTTATAGGACAAGCTCATGATTCTATTGAATCAATTAAAGAGTTAATACAAAACTCTTTAGATGCCGATATGATAATAACATCAGGCGGAGTATCCGTAGGAGATGCTGATTTTACAAAAGCTGCTTTTAATGAGTTGGAATCCAAAAATATTTTTGAAGGCATAAAAATAAAACCGGGGAAACCTACTGTTTTAGGCAAAATAAAAGATACCTATATTTTAAATCTTCCTGGAAATCCCCTTGCTGGCGCACTCATTTTTGAACTTTTCGGAAAATTAATTGTTCAAAAACTGCTTGGCTGTAATAAAATACACCACAACTTTATAATTTCAAAAATGGCAGAAGAGTTAAGAAATAAAAAAGGAAGAATTACTATAATTCCAGGATTTTTTGACGGAGAATCTTTTAATGCTGAGCAAAAAAGAAGTCCCGGAATGGTTTCAACTCTGTCAAGATGTAATTCAATGATAGTATTAAATGAAGATGTCTCTTTATTAAAAAAAGGTGCATTAGTAAAAGTTCTTCCGATAAATTGGAAATTTTTCGGAAAAGATGATAAGGATTTTTTAACAAATGAGTAA
- a CDS encoding 16S rRNA (uracil(1498)-N(3))-methyltransferase, protein MQFSFSNIAGTKSIEIDTDLYKYLIKARRHKVGEIIPFRNLKDSFIYFYEIIFIDRKKALLELKNYEEKIIENPKKLHLAWCVVDPKTVEKSIASLNEIGVDKISFIYCEYSQKNFKINFEKLEKILINSSSQCGRSSIIKLEECESLAKFLEKNPDSYMLDFSNKSIDVEVESINSLIIGCEGGFSKKERELFNQEKIVGFESNLILRSETAVISAASKIII, encoded by the coding sequence ATGCAGTTTTCTTTTTCAAACATTGCAGGAACAAAAAGTATCGAAATCGATACGGATTTATATAAATATTTAATTAAAGCAAGAAGACATAAAGTAGGGGAGATTATCCCTTTTAGAAATTTAAAAGATAGTTTTATCTACTTCTATGAAATTATCTTTATTGATAGAAAAAAGGCTCTTTTAGAGCTTAAAAACTATGAAGAGAAGATTATTGAAAATCCCAAAAAACTTCATTTGGCTTGGTGTGTCGTAGATCCTAAAACAGTTGAAAAATCGATTGCTTCATTAAATGAAATCGGAGTAGATAAAATAAGTTTTATATATTGCGAGTATTCCCAAAAAAATTTTAAAATAAATTTTGAGAAACTGGAAAAGATTTTGATTAATTCCTCTTCCCAATGTGGACGAAGCTCTATTATAAAACTTGAAGAGTGTGAAAGTTTGGCTAAATTTTTAGAAAAAAATCCGGACTCATATATGTTGGATTTTTCAAATAAAAGTATTGATGTTGAGGTTGAATCTATAAATAGTTTAATCATCGGCTGTGAAGGCGGTTTTTCCAAAAAAGAGAGAGAATTATTTAATCAAGAAAAAATTGTAGGATTTGAGTCAAATTTGATTTTGAGAAGTGAAACTGCAGTTATCTCTGCAGCTTCAAAAATTATAATTTAA
- a CDS encoding c-type cytochrome produces MRELKILVVVVALTLITYWGVEPFAHTQMHPHVEPVNYNFAEADKITSKDTVEETKAALEEAEKSGDAKAIHPAKTEYEAAVSFEKTINDFWASNEEPMNLTGNAENGAVLVQSNCTACHSIKSQGFPQIMDDASSAAAYGVVPPDLSTAGKLYSKEYLVGFIKEPTLASKVSHKFVDGKVHPMPGYGWMQPQEIADMVAYLKSIAPKEMTNKEVFQNACQRCHSIKYGDMQKGTMTAHTPVENIKAYMGKVPPDLSQYIKSRGAQYLHEFVNDPQKHLAGTAMPRVGLTQEAEKQVVSYMEEVGDSKKAQREELGPKFLIYLVIFAIFAWLWKASKWREVH; encoded by the coding sequence ATGAGAGAATTAAAAATATTAGTTGTTGTAGTAGCATTAACACTGATTACTTACTGGGGTGTAGAACCTTTTGCTCACACTCAAATGCATCCGCATGTTGAGCCTGTGAATTACAATTTTGCAGAAGCTGATAAAATAACTTCAAAAGATACTGTTGAAGAGACTAAAGCTGCTTTGGAAGAAGCTGAAAAAAGCGGTGATGCAAAAGCAATTCACCCTGCTAAAACAGAGTATGAAGCTGCTGTCTCTTTTGAAAAAACAATTAATGATTTCTGGGCTTCAAACGAAGAGCCTATGAATCTTACAGGAAATGCTGAAAACGGTGCTGTTTTAGTACAATCAAATTGTACAGCGTGCCACTCAATTAAATCTCAAGGATTTCCTCAAATTATGGACGATGCTAGTTCTGCTGCTGCATACGGTGTAGTTCCACCTGATTTAAGCACAGCAGGGAAATTATATAGCAAAGAGTATTTAGTAGGTTTTATAAAAGAACCGACATTAGCTTCAAAAGTGTCTCACAAATTTGTTGACGGAAAAGTTCATCCAATGCCTGGATACGGTTGGATGCAACCTCAAGAAATTGCTGATATGGTAGCATATTTAAAATCTATTGCTCCAAAAGAGATGACAAACAAAGAAGTATTCCAAAATGCTTGTCAAAGATGTCACTCAATCAAATACGGTGATATGCAAAAAGGTACAATGACAGCACATACACCTGTTGAAAACATTAAAGCATATATGGGAAAAGTTCCACCTGATTTATCTCAGTATATCAAAAGTAGAGGTGCCCAATATTTACATGAATTTGTTAATGACCCTCAAAAACACTTAGCCGGAACTGCTATGCCTAGAGTTGGATTAACTCAAGAAGCGGAAAAACAAGTAGTTTCATATATGGAAGAAGTTGGGGATTCTAAAAAAGCTCAAAGAGAAGAATTAGGACCTAAATTCTTAATATATTTAGTTATTTTCGCTATCTTTGCATGGTTATGGAAAGCAAGTAAATGGAGAGAAGTTCACTAA
- a CDS encoding cytochrome b produces the protein MAKITKANSVGEWLDQRLNTTKFNKVMMTEYWIPKDINFLWAMGVLLATTFTILIISGIFLLMYYKPDVNLAFDSVNYTIMQEVAYGWLFRHMHGVAASVVFLIIYIHMFTGIYYGSYKQGREMIWISGMLLFVTFSAEGFSGYMLPWGQMSYWAAMVITNLFGGVPFIGDALVVWIRGDFNVADATLTRFFMLHVFLLPIVIMLLIGFHFYTLRIPHVNNQTSEDIDYDAEAEKYLSGNKKESKVIPFWPIFISKDLAVLGIFLIFYFYLVFFHYNFAMDPVNFDPANNMSTPAHIYPEWYFLWSYEVLRGFFFDVGPLKAFDIGLAAFGFANVIFLLLPWLDRDTKILPAHKRPAFFVWFWILMADLIVLTIWGKLPPTGANAWVGFFAATLFILLFIFLPVVTKIDAKKRGE, from the coding sequence ATGGCAAAAATTACTAAAGCTAACTCTGTCGGAGAGTGGTTAGATCAAAGATTAAATACTACTAAATTTAATAAAGTTATGATGACAGAATACTGGATTCCAAAAGATATTAACTTCTTATGGGCTATGGGTGTTCTTTTAGCAACAACTTTTACTATTCTTATAATCTCAGGTATTTTCTTACTAATGTACTACAAACCTGATGTAAACTTGGCATTTGATTCTGTTAACTACACAATCATGCAAGAAGTTGCGTACGGTTGGTTGTTTAGACATATGCACGGTGTTGCGGCATCAGTTGTTTTCTTAATTATATATATCCATATGTTTACGGGAATTTATTACGGTTCTTATAAACAAGGTAGAGAGATGATCTGGATTTCAGGTATGTTATTATTCGTAACATTCTCTGCTGAAGGTTTTTCCGGATATATGTTACCTTGGGGACAAATGTCTTACTGGGCTGCAATGGTTATTACAAATCTTTTCGGTGGTGTTCCTTTTATAGGTGATGCCTTAGTAGTATGGATTAGAGGAGACTTTAATGTTGCAGATGCTACATTAACAAGATTCTTTATGTTACACGTATTCTTATTACCTATTGTAATTATGCTACTTATTGGATTTCACTTCTATACATTGAGAATTCCTCACGTTAATAATCAAACTTCTGAAGATATTGATTATGATGCTGAAGCTGAAAAATATTTAAGCGGAAACAAAAAAGAGTCAAAAGTAATTCCTTTCTGGCCTATATTTATTTCAAAAGATTTAGCTGTATTAGGTATTTTCTTAATTTTCTACTTCTATTTAGTATTTTTCCATTATAACTTTGCTATGGATCCTGTTAACTTTGATCCTGCAAATAATATGTCTACACCGGCTCATATTTATCCTGAGTGGTATTTCCTATGGTCATATGAAGTATTAAGAGGTTTCTTCTTTGATGTAGGACCTTTAAAAGCGTTTGATATCGGTCTTGCTGCATTCGGTTTTGCAAATGTTATCTTCTTACTATTACCATGGTTAGACAGAGATACAAAAATTTTACCTGCTCATAAAAGACCTGCTTTCTTTGTTTGGTTTTGGATTTTAATGGCAGACTTAATTGTATTAACAATTTGGGGTAAATTACCTCCGACAGGGGCAAATGCATGGGTTGGATTCTTTGCGGCAACGCTATTCATCCTTTTATTTATTTTCCTACCTGTTGTTACAAAAATTGATGCAAAAAAGAGAGGTGAGTAA
- a CDS encoding Rieske 2Fe-2S domain-containing protein, which yields MSNETNRRDFLGYTFAAVAAVGGASALVGMKQAWDPLPSVLAGGFTTVELSGIKAGEPIVVTWRGKPIFILKKTEDMEDNKRDLVVGNDRFTVAIGLCTHLGCIPAWKKTKWKCACHGGEFNPSAENIFGPPPRPLDLPPFSIKGTQIVLGEEGPEYKKIATAMMA from the coding sequence ATGTCTAACGAAACAAATAGACGTGATTTTCTAGGTTATACATTTGCAGCTGTTGCGGCTGTCGGTGGTGCTTCTGCGCTTGTTGGTATGAAACAAGCATGGGATCCACTTCCAAGTGTATTAGCTGGAGGATTTACTACTGTAGAACTTAGTGGAATAAAAGCCGGTGAGCCTATTGTTGTAACATGGAGAGGTAAACCAATATTTATTCTTAAAAAAACAGAAGATATGGAAGATAATAAAAGAGACTTAGTAGTCGGTAACGATAGATTTACTGTTGCTATTGGACTATGTACTCACTTAGGTTGTATTCCTGCATGGAAAAAAACAAAGTGGAAATGTGCATGTCATGGTGGGGAGTTTAATCCAAGTGCGGAAAATATTTTCGGACCTCCTCCTAGACCTCTTGATTTACCGCCTTTTAGTATAAAAGGGACACAAATTGTACTTGGTGAAGAGGGTCCTGAATATAAAAAAATCGCTACTGCGATGATGGCATAA
- the thrC gene encoding threonine synthase — protein MNFIETRGNDENRAAEVTFSEAILNPSASFGGLYVPKELPKLEENFILDHLNATYKQLAYDILKAFEIDIKDEEINKALNLYDNFDNPTNPCPVVKVKDDLFVHEQYHGPTRAFKDMALQPFGSILSSIAKKRDEKYLILAATSGDTGPAALNTFKNKENIQVVCLYPDGGTSDVQRLQMVCEDGKNLKVIGIKGNFDDAQTALKKLLASQNFKKELEKDNIKLSAANSVNFGRIIFQIIYHFWSYIQLLKQEEIKYGEKIYLTVPSGNFGNVLGGFYAMNMGVPVEKLLVASNENNILTEWINTGVYDIREKELKLTKSPAMDILKSSNIERVIYSLYGASRTKELMEDLNTKRVFSMTQEETKKLQKYFSAINSDDSYGAKTIKRFLDAGYLMDPHTATCIKAYENLKEKDLKVVLYSTAEWTKFSPTVLQALREDNKKYSDKEALEIISKEYNAKLPDSIQKLFTSKEIHKTVIQKEKIEEEIIKFIRD, from the coding sequence ATGAACTTTATAGAGACAAGAGGAAATGACGAAAACAGAGCCGCAGAGGTTACATTCAGCGAAGCAATATTAAATCCAAGTGCCTCTTTTGGAGGTCTTTACGTACCAAAAGAGCTGCCGAAACTTGAAGAAAATTTTATTTTAGATCATCTAAATGCCACATATAAACAATTGGCTTACGATATTTTAAAAGCATTTGAAATAGATATTAAAGACGAAGAGATAAACAAAGCATTAAATCTTTATGATAACTTTGATAATCCGACAAATCCTTGCCCTGTGGTAAAAGTAAAAGATGACCTGTTTGTACATGAACAGTATCACGGACCTACAAGAGCTTTCAAAGATATGGCTTTGCAACCTTTCGGTTCTATACTAAGTTCTATTGCAAAAAAAAGAGATGAAAAATATTTAATTCTTGCTGCAACATCGGGAGATACAGGACCTGCTGCTCTTAATACTTTTAAAAACAAAGAGAATATACAAGTTGTCTGTTTATATCCTGACGGAGGAACTTCTGACGTTCAAAGACTTCAAATGGTATGTGAAGACGGTAAAAATCTTAAAGTTATAGGAATTAAAGGAAATTTTGATGATGCCCAAACAGCTCTTAAAAAACTTCTAGCTTCACAAAACTTTAAAAAAGAGCTTGAAAAAGACAATATTAAATTAAGTGCCGCAAACTCCGTAAACTTCGGTAGAATAATTTTTCAAATAATCTACCACTTCTGGTCATACATACAACTTCTTAAACAAGAAGAGATAAAGTATGGTGAAAAAATCTATTTAACTGTCCCAAGCGGAAACTTCGGAAATGTGCTAGGTGGATTTTATGCTATGAATATGGGAGTACCTGTAGAAAAACTTCTTGTTGCTTCAAATGAAAACAATATATTAACAGAGTGGATAAACACAGGAGTTTACGATATAAGAGAAAAAGAGTTAAAACTTACAAAGTCTCCTGCAATGGATATCTTAAAATCATCAAATATAGAAAGAGTTATATACTCTTTATACGGAGCTTCTAGAACAAAAGAGTTGATGGAAGATCTAAATACAAAAAGAGTATTTAGTATGACTCAAGAAGAGACAAAAAAACTCCAAAAATATTTTTCTGCAATTAATTCAGATGATAGTTACGGCGCAAAAACAATAAAAAGATTTTTAGATGCAGGATATTTAATGGATCCTCACACCGCAACTTGTATAAAAGCTTATGAAAATCTAAAAGAGAAAGATTTAAAAGTAGTCCTGTACTCTACAGCCGAATGGACAAAATTTTCTCCGACAGTTCTTCAAGCACTAAGAGAAGATAATAAAAAATACTCTGATAAAGAAGCATTAGAAATTATATCAAAAGAGTATAATGCAAAATTACCTGATTCTATACAAAAACTGTTCACTTCTAAAGAGATACATAAAACAGTAATTCAAAAAGAGAAAATTGAGGAAGAAATCATCAAATTTATTAGAGATTAA
- the argB gene encoding acetylglutamate kinase — protein MQNKQHKVQTLLDAIPHIKKFYGKTIVIKYGGSAQTSPELKEKFAEDIVLLSLVGIKPVIVHGGGARISEVLQKLEIHSEFIDGHRVTSEATMRVVEMVLSGEINKNITSLLNYHGTKAIGISGKDSAIIKAKPKEDGKFGYTGVITEINGDLINNLIKEGFVPVIAPIADSAKPNHPGYNINADVAASKIAQAVGAQKVLFLTDTIGVLDKKGNLLNSLDKDDIQRYKRDGTIEGGMIPKVDSCIDAIYNGVNKAHIIDGRVEHSILLELFTSDGVGTQFLRKDNPNNGIDMEKLLKD, from the coding sequence ATGCAAAACAAGCAACATAAAGTACAAACACTATTAGATGCAATACCACATATTAAAAAATTTTATGGAAAAACTATTGTTATAAAATACGGAGGATCGGCACAAACGAGTCCAGAACTTAAAGAAAAATTTGCAGAAGATATAGTTCTTCTCTCACTTGTAGGTATTAAACCTGTAATTGTTCATGGAGGAGGAGCTAGAATCTCGGAAGTTTTACAAAAACTGGAGATACATTCCGAATTTATCGACGGTCACAGGGTAACCTCGGAAGCTACAATGAGAGTCGTTGAAATGGTTCTATCGGGAGAAATAAATAAAAATATAACTTCACTTTTAAATTACCATGGAACAAAAGCAATAGGTATATCAGGGAAAGATTCGGCAATTATAAAAGCAAAACCCAAAGAAGACGGGAAATTCGGATATACGGGAGTAATTACCGAAATAAACGGTGATTTAATTAATAATTTAATAAAAGAGGGTTTTGTTCCCGTAATTGCCCCAATTGCTGATAGTGCTAAACCAAATCATCCAGGATATAATATAAATGCCGATGTTGCAGCATCAAAAATAGCACAAGCAGTAGGAGCGCAAAAAGTTCTGTTTTTAACGGATACAATCGGAGTATTAGACAAAAAAGGGAATTTACTCAATTCACTTGACAAAGACGATATTCAAAGATATAAAAGAGACGGAACAATAGAAGGTGGAATGATTCCTAAAGTTGATTCTTGTATTGATGCAATTTATAACGGTGTAAACAAAGCACATATAATAGACGGAAGAGTTGAACACTCAATTTTATTAGAACTATTCACAAGTGACGGAGTAGGAACTCAATTTTTAAGAAAAGATAACCCAAATAACGGGATTGATATGGAAAAACTTTTAAAAGACTAA
- a CDS encoding GGDEF domain-containing protein gives MKTKNKIFFLVITVIGFMFLLITADMIYNFRDYGLKSIDDKAHAIAKTVEHSLTSQMVSGVIDDRALFLSQLKNIPNIDNIWLSRGQKVIELYGEGLLSEHVKDSIDEEVLKTGKSKRVINENIFSQSTFRITIPYKATSRGKINCISCHSNAKEGDTLGAITIQMSVDDSKQAGIKTVANTIAIALVLTILIIFILNIIISPFLILFESIKKVMNKAQKGDYSYRITDMKTKESEDVAVWINNFLEKLEKTLISIDNKISTFLSKNYTKKQRDPLVNVKNTVERLIDVYNFRKAIEYDKTLGQIYSRLAQIIKEKTPIEDFNLFEANTINGKITLVHKEKSIFCNILKEGCRADRTNSIIDSTQFRNICPAYNSCNKKHNYYCIPYSISNELDLIVSIHTKDEEVSVENFIAYIKDYIDVAKTVIVSKKLLLMLEKNAQTDALTGLFNRKYLEDTIPKITAQTSRLEVQYGILMLDIDFFKVINDTYGHDVGDNALKIVAQTLKENIRESDIAIRYGGEEFMILLYNCDETYIKDIAEKIRINFSNTPIQTGEIRAIKKTLSIGISMYPKDSHSINEAIKFADLALYKAKNSGRNNVFRFNKSILNIQNKSK, from the coding sequence ATGAAAACAAAAAATAAAATATTTTTTTTAGTTATAACTGTTATAGGTTTTATGTTCCTTCTTATTACTGCCGATATGATTTATAACTTTAGAGATTACGGTTTAAAATCAATCGACGACAAAGCCCATGCAATAGCAAAAACGGTAGAACACTCTTTAACTTCCCAAATGGTATCAGGAGTAATAGATGACAGAGCACTCTTTTTAAGCCAACTGAAAAATATTCCCAATATTGATAATATCTGGCTGAGCCGAGGACAAAAAGTAATAGAGTTATACGGAGAGGGTTTACTTTCAGAACATGTAAAAGACTCTATAGACGAAGAAGTTTTAAAAACGGGGAAAAGTAAAAGAGTAATTAATGAAAATATATTTTCCCAAAGCACTTTTAGAATTACTATCCCTTACAAAGCAACAAGCAGAGGTAAAATCAACTGTATCTCTTGTCATAGCAATGCAAAAGAGGGAGATACTTTAGGTGCAATTACTATACAAATGTCTGTTGACGACTCCAAACAAGCGGGAATAAAAACAGTAGCAAACACTATTGCCATTGCACTTGTTTTAACGATTCTAATAATATTTATCTTGAATATTATTATTTCACCCTTTCTAATTCTTTTTGAATCAATTAAAAAAGTTATGAATAAAGCCCAAAAAGGAGATTATTCATATCGTATTACGGATATGAAAACTAAAGAATCGGAAGATGTAGCCGTATGGATAAACAATTTTTTAGAAAAATTAGAAAAAACCCTTATTTCAATAGACAATAAAATCTCTACATTTTTATCAAAAAATTATACTAAAAAACAAAGGGATCCTTTAGTAAATGTAAAAAATACCGTAGAAAGACTTATTGATGTTTATAATTTTAGAAAAGCTATAGAGTATGATAAAACCCTAGGACAGATTTATAGTAGATTGGCTCAAATAATAAAAGAGAAAACCCCCATAGAAGATTTTAATCTTTTTGAAGCAAATACCATAAACGGGAAAATTACTTTGGTACACAAAGAAAAAAGTATTTTTTGTAATATTTTAAAAGAGGGATGTAGAGCAGATAGAACAAACAGTATAATTGACTCCACGCAGTTTAGAAATATCTGCCCTGCGTATAACTCTTGCAATAAAAAACACAACTACTACTGTATCCCCTACTCTATATCAAATGAACTTGATCTAATTGTTTCAATACATACAAAAGATGAAGAAGTAAGTGTAGAAAACTTTATTGCTTATATAAAAGATTATATTGATGTTGCCAAAACAGTTATAGTAAGTAAAAAGTTGCTTTTAATGTTGGAGAAAAACGCCCAAACAGATGCACTTACAGGATTATTCAATAGAAAATATTTGGAAGATACAATTCCTAAAATAACCGCACAAACAAGCAGATTGGAAGTTCAATACGGAATACTAATGCTAGATATAGATTTTTTTAAGGTTATAAATGACACTTACGGTCATGATGTAGGAGACAATGCCCTAAAAATTGTTGCACAAACCTTAAAAGAGAATATAAGAGAATCGGATATTGCAATTAGATACGGAGGAGAAGAGTTTATGATTCTGCTTTATAATTGCGATGAAACTTATATAAAAGATATTGCAGAGAAAATACGTATTAATTTTTCAAATACTCCTATTCAAACAGGAGAAATAAGAGCAATAAAAAAAACACTCAGCATTGGAATATCTATGTATCCAAAAGATTCCCATAGTATAAATGAGGCTATTAAATTTGCCGACTTAGCCCTTTATAAAGCCAAAAACAGCGGAAGGAACAATGTCTTTAGATTTAATAAATCTATACTAAATATCCAAAATAAATCTAAGTAA